One Carassius carassius chromosome 20, fCarCar2.1, whole genome shotgun sequence DNA segment encodes these proteins:
- the LOC132096599 gene encoding autoimmune regulator-like, giving the protein MQDSCGSMSRVEGYGESDLRSQLRACRTEIAMAIHDPFPLLYGLADHNIISEQTLRETLEQKKKDGIHKAVYSLLTLILDQDATVLQGFWSNLCKEYNKECYPKLETLFMNLPKGLKQVARHAGNPRILVQVRSQSGKKRGVAEKPMTHRPSHHHTKKALTSSSGSKGKPMRKTDGAALSQVSVGNGVQAVSTSVQRAVTVSASEHPTGCGTVEGILIQQVIESGGAKKCIKVGGEFYSSGKLDETAGVHKAQTAQNYFHQQGEPSTRVMDVEHNDDECTVCKDGGELICCDGCPRAFHLNCLVPPLTSIPSGTWRCQLCQSNRAKDRTYTPLQPAVHPSVTESSSSSAVDFSFFSSLSSTSLSTVSRGLQSSDAEMVGMRMACGICHLTRGELITCPQCLQSYHALCNFSNGKSRCRNCSRSWGPESETSLRSLQMSQHMTDQGLTPSEQLLNRDEMDSIMGESSIDGILQWAFHNISHPLSESQGYF; this is encoded by the exons ATGCAGGACTCTTGTGGAAGCATGTCTAGGGTGGAAGGTTACGGAGAGTCTGACCTGCGCTCACAGCTACGAGCATGTAGGACTGAGATCGCCATGGCAATCCATGACCCTTTCCCACTGCTGTATGGGCTGGCGGATCACAACATCATCTCTGAACAGACCCTAAGG GAGACTTTAGAGCAAAAGAAAAAGGACGGGATCCACAAAGCTGTCTACTCACTGCTCACTTTGATACTGGACCAGGATGCCACAGTCCTCCAGGGATTCTGGAGCAATCTCTGTAAAGAGTACAATAAGGAGTGTTACCCAAAACTGGAAACCCTTTTTATGAACCTTCCCAAAG GGTTAAAGCAGGTGGCCAGACATGCAGGGAACCCCAGGATTTTGGTGCAGGTCCGCAGCCAGTCAGGCAAGAAGAGAGGGGTGGCCGAAAAACCAATGACCCACCGGCCATCACATCACCACACCAAGAAAGCCTTAACCTCCAGCTCAG GAAGCAAAGGCAAGCCTATGAGAAAGACAGATGGTGCAGCACTTTCTCAGGTCTCAGTGGGAAACG GGGTCCAGGCTGTATCTACCTCAGTCCAGAGGGCCGTGACTGTGTCTGCCAGTGAGCATCCCACTGGCTGCGGGACAGTGGAGGGGATTCTGATCCAGCAGGTCATCGAGTCTG GAGGTGCCAAAAAATGCATCAAGGTTGGAGGAGAATTCTACTCTTCTGGCAAACTGGATGAGACAGCTGGAGTGCATAAGGCACAGACTGCACAAAACTATTTTCACCAGCAGGGAGAGCCAAGCACCAGAGTCATGGAT GTCGAGCATAATGATGATGAATGTACCGTATGTAAAGACGGTGGGGAGCTCATCTGCTGTGATGGATGTCCTCGCGCCTTCCATCTCAACTGCCTAGTTCCGCCCCTTACCTCCATACCCAG TGGTACGTGGCGCTGTCAGTTATGCCAAAGCAACCGAGCAAAAGACAGGACATACACCCCTTTGCAG CCTGCAGTTCACCCTTCAGTGACAGAGTCAAGCTCCAGCTCGGCTGTGGACTTCTCTTTCTTCTCGTCTTTGTCCTCCACTTCACTCTCCACAGTCTCAAGAGGCCTCCAG TCTTCAGATGCTGAAATGGTTGGGATGAGAATGGCTTGTGGAATTTGCCATCTCACCCGAGGAGAGCTGatcacctgcccacagtgcctgCAGAGTTATCATGCCCTCTGCAACTTTTCAAA TGGAAAGTCAAGATGTAGAAATTGCTCCAGGTCTTGGGGCCCTGAAAGTGAAACATCACTGAGGAGTCTTCAG ATGAGTCAACACATGACTGATCAGGGCTTAACGCCATCCGAGCAGCTGCTCAACAGAGATGAAATGGACTCTATAATGGGGGAG AGCTCTATAGATGGGATCCTGCAGTGGGCTTTCCACAACATTTCACATCCTCTTTCTGAGTCTCAAGGCTATTTCTAG
- the LOC132096601 gene encoding ras-related protein Rab-6B-like, whose product MSMGSDFGNPLRKFKLVFLGEQSVGKTSLITRFMYDSFDNTYQATIGIDFLSKTMYLEDRTVRLQLWDTAGQERFRSLIPSYIRDSTVAVVVYDITNVNSFQLTSKWIDDVRTERGSDVIIMLVGNKTDLEEKRQITIEEGEQRAKELNVMFIETSAKTGSNVKQLFRRVAAALPGMESLDDNNKEGMIDIKLDKQPDPPATESRCSC is encoded by the exons ATGTCCATGGGAAGTGACTTTGGGAACCCTTTACGGAAATTCAAACTTGTTTTTTTAGGAGAGCAAAGCG TTGGGAAAACATCGCTGATAACAAGGTTCATGTATGACAGTTTTGACAACACTTATCAG GCAACCATTGGAATTGACTTTTTATCAAAAACCATGTATCTGGAGGACCGAACT GTGAGGTTACAGCTATGGGACACCGCAGGGCAGGAGCGTTTTAGGAGTCTCATCCCGAGCTACATTAGAGACTCCACAGTGGCTGTGGTGGTGTATGATATCACAA ATGTCAATTCATTCCAGCTAACCTCCAAATGGATCGATGATGTCAGAACAGAGAGGGGAAGTGATGTCATTATCATGCTGGTGGGCAATAAAACAGACCTAGAAGAAAAGAG GCAAATCACTATAGAAGAGGGTGAGCAGCGGGCCAAAGAACTGAATGTGATGTTTATCGAGACTAGTGCAAAGACTGGCAGCAATGTAAAACAG TTGTTTCGGCGAGTGGCTGCTGCTTTGCCTGGAATGGAGAGCCTGGATGATAACAACAAAGAAGGAA TGATTGACATTAAGCTGGACAAACAGCCGGATCCTCCAGCCACTGAAAGTCGGTGCTCCTGTTAG